In Astyanax mexicanus isolate ESR-SI-001 chromosome 5, AstMex3_surface, whole genome shotgun sequence, a single window of DNA contains:
- the setd5 gene encoding histone-lysine N-methyltransferase SETD5 isoform X2, whose protein sequence is MSIAIALGVTTPETPYTDMAAGSDPESVEASPAVNEKTYSNHSCGSAQNHGYRGLPYAMQQSSVVCCQDHNYGAPPPPTPPASPLSQTIIPRLELNGALGRPRPRFHDNDPDNSADSESSSEEEEGAVPAGWCQCRLMSDGYLIKCESCRGLDRRKGLDGQRRKADNVSGESSATESGDEEVSAATVSYTATQHTPTSITLTVNRVKRSKAKKRKKSTEKSRATPKAKKVKAFREGSRKSLRMKNSTSEANVLDENTAEGWETRIRQWTDQYEEALANQYSADVQMLLQLHHSANKNSQSPSALTMDTINRTELACNNTVLSSQMQLQLGRVTRVQKHRKILRAARDLEFDTLIIEYRGKVMLKQQFEVNGHFFKKPYPFVLFYSKFNETEMCVDARTFGNDARFIRRSCTPNAEVRHMIAEGMIHLCIYAVTRISKDSEVTIGFDYEFNSCNYKVDCACHKGNQNCPVQKHNQSPSESMLPPTQHPLPTMPGAETRRRRARRRELEGSGGFGGVSDDSNHLLDEHGEAQGASDTEEGLIDGMKQEDGQEEVDENGALISSRRSREDRKAEAIMHVFENLERRRKRVSQGMERVGSDDTKLEGLDPEDGGSSSPIVANPVLNMGVCTRRTSFAHDPASAESEKAPSTPLAAPKPPPARSSKPRPKSRISRYRSGSAQRARRQRQALLAQQAAEAGAAGGDEGGSAAGPGELGLGDGALGPGQLLDGDGCGLASAGLGNKAGVRYPKTKKYLVTEWLNDKPPERVEEPVERPLRITTDPTVLATTLNMLPGLSHSPLICTAPKHYIRFGSPFNPERRRRPLTVDPAYGSCKKRWIKQAQDESMSSLSMEDGTESNSSHQSNSSSTTSLTSRPELTAPFKKRKSKYAPETVAPPSELLLRPLSPITPPLPSDPSVSSLHPLLTSCSLYLGAEEERQNGAMLPYSPLPSLPASRCNTPLQFENISSPETSPVHRSESLSPEPCLRPDFDTPRIATFPDLSMTSSLGSPTPVSEDFPLVLSDSLCVSGGVNSLTPGPISNTSDASLGSRSNEAQAREQVFRTEFNLIYTCSPLNANLSTGPVTDRRHSQSEGSFSPAESYFSAVSGQALHAETGSGSLSPFPEPYFGGSYPESGTPPHTSNPPQKKKRAIGSGVSQLSGLPGYQALTVRGEFKPGQNMVSLLEYRKRKQGTRDHDPGGIMGTPTRPSSLCTSAESPCGPRSLLQPIASPHSSFSSPAHQAFPQIEEVSPPDLSSSMANHSQHPGPRAPESSQWMVPTSVERLREGQGVLERVLRGNMKMDRVLKRPEGGVSEHSSGRDKDTDGVEGDRYDFQSSSLASPLRSPQRYSPSVHPHQVPPQLSESHQHLESPAYHQQSSSSSPFCPAFSTSSSPSSSSVVQGYHQSRLGTPTSLPQDALSSSAPSSSSVDSRQTALHHHSSSGGSAMDVAHLYPGSHLKASLLNSTLSGSVSLSSRGQGHPKTDSSAALCSQPSHGSRLAQPATVRSLKPGSPGQAVLQASSRLLSASGTQHYPQRHLQQPPMQGSGVRTQSGTY, encoded by the exons ATGAGCATAGCAATCGCACTGGGAGTCACCACACCTGAGACACCATACACAGACATGGCCGCCGGATCAGA TCCTGAGTCAGTGGAAGCGAGCCCTGCAGTGAATGAGAAGACATACTCTAACCACAGCTGTGGGAGCGCACAGAATCATGGCTACCGCGGCCTACCTTATGCT ATGCAACAGTCTTCCGTTGTGTGTTGTCAGGATCATAACTATGGAGCGCCGCCCCCTCCTACCCCTCCTGCCTCCCCGCTCTCTCAGACCATCATTCCTCGCCTGGAACTTAACGGTGCCCTGGGCCGTCCCCGACCGCGTTTTCATGACAATGACCCTGACAACTCAGCCGACAGCGAGAGCTCATCTGAGGAGGAAGAGGGTGCCGTTCCGGCAGGCTGGTGCCAGTGCCGCCTCATGTCGGACGGCTACCTCATCAAATGTGAGAGCTGCAG GGGTCTGGATAGGAGGAAAGGGCTGGATGGACAGCGTCGGAAAGCAGACAATGTGTCAG gagagagcagCGCTACAGAAAGTGGAGATGAGGAGGTGTCTGCTGCCACAGTGTCATACACAGCCACTCAGCACACACCCACCAGCATCACCCTCACCGTCAACCGAGTCAAACGCAGCAAAGCcaaaaagaggaagaagagcaCTGAGAAATCACGAGCTACCCCTAAAGCAAAAAAGGTCAAG GCCTTTAGAGAAGGTTCCAGAAAATCCTTGAGAATGAAG AACTCAACGAGCGAGGCAAATGTGTTGGATGAGAACACAGCTGAGGGCTGGGAAACGCGTATCCGTCAGTGGACTGACCAGTACGAGGAGGCCCTGGCCAATCAGTACAGCGCTGATGTTCAAATGCTCCTTCAACTCCACCACTCTGCTAACAAGAACTCGCAGAGCCCATCAGCACTCACCATGGACACCATAAATCGCACAGAGCTGGCCTGCAACAACACCGTGCTCAGCTCTCAGATGCAG tTACAGTTGGGTCGTGTAACGCGTGTCCAAAAACACCGGAAGATCCTGCGAGCAGCGCGTGACTTGGAGTTTGACACGCTTATCATTGAGTACAGAGGCAAAGTCATGCTTAAACAGCAGTTCGAAGTCAATGGTCACTTCTTCAAAAA GCCGTACCCATTTGTGCTGTTCTACTCGAAGTTTAATGAGACAGAGATGTGTGTGGATGCTCGGACATTTGGAAATGATGCTCGCTTCATCAGGAGATCCTGTACGCCCAATGCTGAG GTACGACACATGATTGCAGAGGGTATGATTCATTTGTGTATCTATGCCGTAACACGGATTTCAAAAGACTCTGAGGTTACAATCGGCTTTGACTACGAGTTTAACAGCTG TAACTATAAGGTGGACTGTGCATGTCATAAAGGCAATCAGAACTGCCCGGTGCAGAAACATAACCAGAGCCCATCAGAGTCTATGCTGCCTCCAACACAGCACCCACTGCCTACCATGCCAGGGGCAGAGACTCGCAGAAGGCGAGCACGACGGCGAGAATTAGAAGGGAGTGGAGGCTTTGGAGGCGTGTCTGacgatagcaaccacctacttgATGAACATGGGGAGGCACAAGGAGCTAGTGATACAGAG GAGGGTCTGATTGATGGAATGAAGCAAGAGGATGGACAAGAGGAGGTAGATGAGAATGGAGCCCTTATATCAAGTAGACGG TCAAGAGAGGACCGGAAAGCTGAGGCCATCATGCATGTCTTTGAGAATTTGGAGAGGAGGCGGAAGCGTGTTTCTCAGGGCATGGAGCGGGTTGGGTCAGATGACACCAAACTGGAAGGATTGGACCCGGAGGACGGTGGGTCTTCATCTCCCATAGTGGCCAACCCTGTTCTAAACATGGGAGTTTGCACACGGCGGACGTCTTTTGCTCAT GACCCAGCATCAGCAGAGTCAGAAAAGGCCCCTTCTACCCCTCTTGCTGCCCCAAAACCTCCCCCAGCTCGTTCCTCAAAACCGCGGCCCAAGAGCCGCATTTCCCGCTATCGTTCAGGTTCAGCCCAGCGGGCACGGAGGCAGCGGCAGGCTCTGCTGGCTCAGCAGGCAGCAGAGGCAGGGGCAGCTGGAGGAGATGAGGGTGGTAGCGCGGCTGGCCCAGGGGAGCTGGGGCTTGGGGACGGGGCTTTAGGTCCTGGGCAACTGCTGGATGGAGATGGCTGTGGACTAGCTTCTGCTGGACTTGGCAACAAGGCCGGTGTCAGATACCCCAAAACAAAAAAG TACCTAGTGACTGAGTGGTTGAATGATAAGCCGCCAGAGCGTGTCGAGGAACCTGTAGAACGGCCACTGCGCATCACAACTGACCCCACCGTGCTGGCCACCACGCTCAATATGCTGCCAGGCCTCTCGCACTCCCCTCTCATCTGCACCGCCCCCAAACACTACATCCGCTTTGGCTCACCCTTTAACCCAGAGAGACGACGCCGGCCACTCACTGTTGACCCTGCATATGGCTCCTGCAAGAAG AGGTGGATAAAGCAGGCGCAGGATGAGAGCATGTCGTCTCTTTCCATGGAGGATGGAACAGAGTCCAATTCTTCACACCAAagtaacagcagcagcaccacctcCCTTACCTCCAGACCTG AGCTGACTGCACCCTTTAAAAAGAGGAAGTCGAAGTATGCCCCAGAGACGGTGGCCCCGCCTTCTGAACTTTTGCTGCGACCTTTGTCTCCCATCACACCGCCACTCCCTTCAGATCCCTCAGTCAGCTCCCTGCACCCACTCCTCACCTCCTGCTCGCTGTATTTAGGGGCTGAGGAGGAGAGGCAGAATGGCGCTATGCTCCCTTACTCCCCACTCCCCTCTCTCCCCGCCAGCCGCTGCAATACACCTCTGCAGTTTGAG AACATCTCATCTCCCGAGACGTCTCCTGTACACAGATCAGAGTCTCTTTCACCAGAG CCCTGTTTGCGGCCAGACTTTGATACGCCACGGATCGCTACGTTTCCTGACCTTTCAATGACCTCCAGCCTAGGCAGTCCCACACCTGTGTCTGAAGACTTTCCTCTGGTTCTCTCAgactctttgtgtgtgtctggAGGTGTAAACTCCCTCACTCCAGGCCCGATTTCCAACACCAGTGATGCTTCCTTGGGTTCACGTTCGAATGAGGCTCAGGCCCGAGAGCAGGTCTTTAGGACAGAGTTTAACCTCATCTACACCTGCTCTCCCCTCAACGCCAACCTGTCCACTGGCCCTGTCACTGACCGGCGCCACTCACAGTCAGAGGGCAGCTTTTCTCCTGCTGAGTCCTACTTCAGTGCTGTGAGTGGCCAGGCTCTGCACGCAGAGACCGGCTCGGGTTCTCTCTCGCCCTTCCCAGAGCCTTACTTCGGGGGCAGCTACCCAGAAAGTGGAACACCACCTCATACCAGCAACCCACCACAGAAGAAAAAG AGGGCCATTGGAAGTGGCGTTAGTCAGCTGTCAGGCTTGCCTGGTTACCAGGCACTAACTGTAAGGGGCGAATTCAAGCCAGGGCAGAATATG gTCTCTTTACTGGAGTACAGAAAGAGGAAGCAGGGGACACGGGACCACGACCCTGGAGGCATAATGGGTACCCCCACTCGTCCTAGCTCTCTCTGCACCAGTGCAGAATCCCCATGTGggcctcgctcactcctgcagcCCATTGCCTCCCCACACAGTTCCTTCTCCTCTCCCGCCCACCAGGCCTTCCCACAGATAGAGGAGGTTAGTCCTCCGGACCTCAGCTCCAGCATGGCAAACCACTCTCAACACCCCGGCCCCCGCGCTCCAGAATCCAGCCAGTG GATGGTGCCAACATCTGTAGAGAGATTAAGAGAGGGGCAGGGAGTTTTAGAGCGTGTTTTGAGAGGCAACATGAAAATGGATCGAGTTCTTAAAAGGCCTGAGGGTGGTGTGAGTGAGCACAGCAGTGGCAGAGACAAGGATACAG ATGGAGTGGAAGGGGATAGGTATGATTTCCAGAGTTCATCTTTGGCTTCCCCCCTGAGGAGTCCCCAGAGGTACAGCCCGTCTGTCCATCCGCATCAG GTGCCGCCTCAATTGTCGGAATCCCATCAACATCTAGAAAGCCCCGCCTACCACCAGCAGAGCTCCTCCTCTTCTCCCTTCTGTCCTGCCTTCAGCACCTCCTCTTCACCCTCCTCTTCCTCAGTAGTTCAGGGCTACCATCAGTCACGACTGGGCACGCCCACTTCTCTACCCCAGGATGCACTCTCCTCATCAGCTCCCTCTTCTTCTTCAGTAGACTCCAGACAGACAGCCCTGCACCACCACAGCAGCAGTGGAGGAAGTGCGATGGACGTGGCGCATCTTTACCCTGGCAGCCATCTCAAAGCCAGCCTGTTGAACAGCACTCTGTCAGGGTCTGTTAGCCTGTCCTCCAGAGGCCAGGGGCACCCCAAAACAGACAGCAGCGCTGCCCTTTGCAGCCAGCCTTCACATGGATCCAGACTAGCCCAGCCTGCGACAGTGCGAAGCCTAAAACCAGGCAGCCCGGGGCAGGCAGTGCTGCAGGCCAGCTCCAGGCTTCTCTCGGCCTCTGGCACGCAGCATTACCCGCAGCGACATTTACAGCAGCCCCCTATGCAGGGATCAGGGGTACGGACACAATCCGGGACCTACTAG
- the setd5 gene encoding histone-lysine N-methyltransferase SETD5 isoform X3, giving the protein MSIAIALGVTTPETPYTDMAAGSDPESVEASPAVNEKTYSNHSCGSAQNHGYRGLPYASSVVCCQDHNYGAPPPPTPPASPLSQTIIPRLELNGALGRPRPRFHDNDPDNSADSESSSEEEEGAVPAGWCQCRLMSDGYLIKCESCRGLDRRKGLDGQRRKADNVSVGESSATESGDEEVSAATVSYTATQHTPTSITLTVNRVKRSKAKKRKKSTEKSRATPKAKKVKAFREGSRKSLRMKNSTSEANVLDENTAEGWETRIRQWTDQYEEALANQYSADVQMLLQLHHSANKNSQSPSALTMDTINRTELACNNTVLSSQMQLQLGRVTRVQKHRKILRAARDLEFDTLIIEYRGKVMLKQQFEVNGHFFKKPYPFVLFYSKFNETEMCVDARTFGNDARFIRRSCTPNAEVRHMIAEGMIHLCIYAVTRISKDSEVTIGFDYEFNSCNYKVDCACHKGNQNCPVQKHNQSPSESMLPPTQHPLPTMPGAETRRRRARRRELEGSGGFGGVSDDSNHLLDEHGEAQGASDTEEGLIDGMKQEDGQEEVDENGALISSRRSREDRKAEAIMHVFENLERRRKRVSQGMERVGSDDTKLEGLDPEDGGSSSPIVANPVLNMGVCTRRTSFAHDPASAESEKAPSTPLAAPKPPPARSSKPRPKSRISRYRSGSAQRARRQRQALLAQQAAEAGAAGGDEGGSAAGPGELGLGDGALGPGQLLDGDGCGLASAGLGNKAGVRYPKTKKYLVTEWLNDKPPERVEEPVERPLRITTDPTVLATTLNMLPGLSHSPLICTAPKHYIRFGSPFNPERRRRPLTVDPAYGSCKKRWIKQAQDESMSSLSMEDGTESNSSHQSNSSSTTSLTSRPELTAPFKKRKSKYAPETVAPPSELLLRPLSPITPPLPSDPSVSSLHPLLTSCSLYLGAEEERQNGAMLPYSPLPSLPASRCNTPLQFENISSPETSPVHRSESLSPEPCLRPDFDTPRIATFPDLSMTSSLGSPTPVSEDFPLVLSDSLCVSGGVNSLTPGPISNTSDASLGSRSNEAQAREQVFRTEFNLIYTCSPLNANLSTGPVTDRRHSQSEGSFSPAESYFSAVSGQALHAETGSGSLSPFPEPYFGGSYPESGTPPHTSNPPQKKKRAIGSGVSQLSGLPGYQALTVRGEFKPGQNMVSLLEYRKRKQGTRDHDPGGIMGTPTRPSSLCTSAESPCGPRSLLQPIASPHSSFSSPAHQAFPQIEEVSPPDLSSSMANHSQHPGPRAPESSQWMVPTSVERLREGQGVLERVLRGNMKMDRVLKRPEGGVSEHSSGRDKDTDGVEGDRYDFQSSSLASPLRSPQRYSPSVHPHQVPPQLSESHQHLESPAYHQQSSSSSPFCPAFSTSSSPSSSSVVQGYHQSRLGTPTSLPQDALSSSAPSSSSVDSRQTALHHHSSSGGSAMDVAHLYPGSHLKASLLNSTLSGSVSLSSRGQGHPKTDSSAALCSQPSHGSRLAQPATVRSLKPGSPGQAVLQASSRLLSASGTQHYPQRHLQQPPMQGSGVRTQSGTY; this is encoded by the exons ATGAGCATAGCAATCGCACTGGGAGTCACCACACCTGAGACACCATACACAGACATGGCCGCCGGATCAGA TCCTGAGTCAGTGGAAGCGAGCCCTGCAGTGAATGAGAAGACATACTCTAACCACAGCTGTGGGAGCGCACAGAATCATGGCTACCGCGGCCTACCTTATGCT TCTTCCGTTGTGTGTTGTCAGGATCATAACTATGGAGCGCCGCCCCCTCCTACCCCTCCTGCCTCCCCGCTCTCTCAGACCATCATTCCTCGCCTGGAACTTAACGGTGCCCTGGGCCGTCCCCGACCGCGTTTTCATGACAATGACCCTGACAACTCAGCCGACAGCGAGAGCTCATCTGAGGAGGAAGAGGGTGCCGTTCCGGCAGGCTGGTGCCAGTGCCGCCTCATGTCGGACGGCTACCTCATCAAATGTGAGAGCTGCAG GGGTCTGGATAGGAGGAAAGGGCTGGATGGACAGCGTCGGAAAGCAGACAATGTGTCAG taggagagagcagCGCTACAGAAAGTGGAGATGAGGAGGTGTCTGCTGCCACAGTGTCATACACAGCCACTCAGCACACACCCACCAGCATCACCCTCACCGTCAACCGAGTCAAACGCAGCAAAGCcaaaaagaggaagaagagcaCTGAGAAATCACGAGCTACCCCTAAAGCAAAAAAGGTCAAG GCCTTTAGAGAAGGTTCCAGAAAATCCTTGAGAATGAAG AACTCAACGAGCGAGGCAAATGTGTTGGATGAGAACACAGCTGAGGGCTGGGAAACGCGTATCCGTCAGTGGACTGACCAGTACGAGGAGGCCCTGGCCAATCAGTACAGCGCTGATGTTCAAATGCTCCTTCAACTCCACCACTCTGCTAACAAGAACTCGCAGAGCCCATCAGCACTCACCATGGACACCATAAATCGCACAGAGCTGGCCTGCAACAACACCGTGCTCAGCTCTCAGATGCAG tTACAGTTGGGTCGTGTAACGCGTGTCCAAAAACACCGGAAGATCCTGCGAGCAGCGCGTGACTTGGAGTTTGACACGCTTATCATTGAGTACAGAGGCAAAGTCATGCTTAAACAGCAGTTCGAAGTCAATGGTCACTTCTTCAAAAA GCCGTACCCATTTGTGCTGTTCTACTCGAAGTTTAATGAGACAGAGATGTGTGTGGATGCTCGGACATTTGGAAATGATGCTCGCTTCATCAGGAGATCCTGTACGCCCAATGCTGAG GTACGACACATGATTGCAGAGGGTATGATTCATTTGTGTATCTATGCCGTAACACGGATTTCAAAAGACTCTGAGGTTACAATCGGCTTTGACTACGAGTTTAACAGCTG TAACTATAAGGTGGACTGTGCATGTCATAAAGGCAATCAGAACTGCCCGGTGCAGAAACATAACCAGAGCCCATCAGAGTCTATGCTGCCTCCAACACAGCACCCACTGCCTACCATGCCAGGGGCAGAGACTCGCAGAAGGCGAGCACGACGGCGAGAATTAGAAGGGAGTGGAGGCTTTGGAGGCGTGTCTGacgatagcaaccacctacttgATGAACATGGGGAGGCACAAGGAGCTAGTGATACAGAG GAGGGTCTGATTGATGGAATGAAGCAAGAGGATGGACAAGAGGAGGTAGATGAGAATGGAGCCCTTATATCAAGTAGACGG TCAAGAGAGGACCGGAAAGCTGAGGCCATCATGCATGTCTTTGAGAATTTGGAGAGGAGGCGGAAGCGTGTTTCTCAGGGCATGGAGCGGGTTGGGTCAGATGACACCAAACTGGAAGGATTGGACCCGGAGGACGGTGGGTCTTCATCTCCCATAGTGGCCAACCCTGTTCTAAACATGGGAGTTTGCACACGGCGGACGTCTTTTGCTCAT GACCCAGCATCAGCAGAGTCAGAAAAGGCCCCTTCTACCCCTCTTGCTGCCCCAAAACCTCCCCCAGCTCGTTCCTCAAAACCGCGGCCCAAGAGCCGCATTTCCCGCTATCGTTCAGGTTCAGCCCAGCGGGCACGGAGGCAGCGGCAGGCTCTGCTGGCTCAGCAGGCAGCAGAGGCAGGGGCAGCTGGAGGAGATGAGGGTGGTAGCGCGGCTGGCCCAGGGGAGCTGGGGCTTGGGGACGGGGCTTTAGGTCCTGGGCAACTGCTGGATGGAGATGGCTGTGGACTAGCTTCTGCTGGACTTGGCAACAAGGCCGGTGTCAGATACCCCAAAACAAAAAAG TACCTAGTGACTGAGTGGTTGAATGATAAGCCGCCAGAGCGTGTCGAGGAACCTGTAGAACGGCCACTGCGCATCACAACTGACCCCACCGTGCTGGCCACCACGCTCAATATGCTGCCAGGCCTCTCGCACTCCCCTCTCATCTGCACCGCCCCCAAACACTACATCCGCTTTGGCTCACCCTTTAACCCAGAGAGACGACGCCGGCCACTCACTGTTGACCCTGCATATGGCTCCTGCAAGAAG AGGTGGATAAAGCAGGCGCAGGATGAGAGCATGTCGTCTCTTTCCATGGAGGATGGAACAGAGTCCAATTCTTCACACCAAagtaacagcagcagcaccacctcCCTTACCTCCAGACCTG AGCTGACTGCACCCTTTAAAAAGAGGAAGTCGAAGTATGCCCCAGAGACGGTGGCCCCGCCTTCTGAACTTTTGCTGCGACCTTTGTCTCCCATCACACCGCCACTCCCTTCAGATCCCTCAGTCAGCTCCCTGCACCCACTCCTCACCTCCTGCTCGCTGTATTTAGGGGCTGAGGAGGAGAGGCAGAATGGCGCTATGCTCCCTTACTCCCCACTCCCCTCTCTCCCCGCCAGCCGCTGCAATACACCTCTGCAGTTTGAG AACATCTCATCTCCCGAGACGTCTCCTGTACACAGATCAGAGTCTCTTTCACCAGAG CCCTGTTTGCGGCCAGACTTTGATACGCCACGGATCGCTACGTTTCCTGACCTTTCAATGACCTCCAGCCTAGGCAGTCCCACACCTGTGTCTGAAGACTTTCCTCTGGTTCTCTCAgactctttgtgtgtgtctggAGGTGTAAACTCCCTCACTCCAGGCCCGATTTCCAACACCAGTGATGCTTCCTTGGGTTCACGTTCGAATGAGGCTCAGGCCCGAGAGCAGGTCTTTAGGACAGAGTTTAACCTCATCTACACCTGCTCTCCCCTCAACGCCAACCTGTCCACTGGCCCTGTCACTGACCGGCGCCACTCACAGTCAGAGGGCAGCTTTTCTCCTGCTGAGTCCTACTTCAGTGCTGTGAGTGGCCAGGCTCTGCACGCAGAGACCGGCTCGGGTTCTCTCTCGCCCTTCCCAGAGCCTTACTTCGGGGGCAGCTACCCAGAAAGTGGAACACCACCTCATACCAGCAACCCACCACAGAAGAAAAAG AGGGCCATTGGAAGTGGCGTTAGTCAGCTGTCAGGCTTGCCTGGTTACCAGGCACTAACTGTAAGGGGCGAATTCAAGCCAGGGCAGAATATG gTCTCTTTACTGGAGTACAGAAAGAGGAAGCAGGGGACACGGGACCACGACCCTGGAGGCATAATGGGTACCCCCACTCGTCCTAGCTCTCTCTGCACCAGTGCAGAATCCCCATGTGggcctcgctcactcctgcagcCCATTGCCTCCCCACACAGTTCCTTCTCCTCTCCCGCCCACCAGGCCTTCCCACAGATAGAGGAGGTTAGTCCTCCGGACCTCAGCTCCAGCATGGCAAACCACTCTCAACACCCCGGCCCCCGCGCTCCAGAATCCAGCCAGTG GATGGTGCCAACATCTGTAGAGAGATTAAGAGAGGGGCAGGGAGTTTTAGAGCGTGTTTTGAGAGGCAACATGAAAATGGATCGAGTTCTTAAAAGGCCTGAGGGTGGTGTGAGTGAGCACAGCAGTGGCAGAGACAAGGATACAG ATGGAGTGGAAGGGGATAGGTATGATTTCCAGAGTTCATCTTTGGCTTCCCCCCTGAGGAGTCCCCAGAGGTACAGCCCGTCTGTCCATCCGCATCAG GTGCCGCCTCAATTGTCGGAATCCCATCAACATCTAGAAAGCCCCGCCTACCACCAGCAGAGCTCCTCCTCTTCTCCCTTCTGTCCTGCCTTCAGCACCTCCTCTTCACCCTCCTCTTCCTCAGTAGTTCAGGGCTACCATCAGTCACGACTGGGCACGCCCACTTCTCTACCCCAGGATGCACTCTCCTCATCAGCTCCCTCTTCTTCTTCAGTAGACTCCAGACAGACAGCCCTGCACCACCACAGCAGCAGTGGAGGAAGTGCGATGGACGTGGCGCATCTTTACCCTGGCAGCCATCTCAAAGCCAGCCTGTTGAACAGCACTCTGTCAGGGTCTGTTAGCCTGTCCTCCAGAGGCCAGGGGCACCCCAAAACAGACAGCAGCGCTGCCCTTTGCAGCCAGCCTTCACATGGATCCAGACTAGCCCAGCCTGCGACAGTGCGAAGCCTAAAACCAGGCAGCCCGGGGCAGGCAGTGCTGCAGGCCAGCTCCAGGCTTCTCTCGGCCTCTGGCACGCAGCATTACCCGCAGCGACATTTACAGCAGCCCCCTATGCAGGGATCAGGGGTACGGACACAATCCGGGACCTACTAG